In a single window of the Penaeus monodon isolate SGIC_2016 chromosome 3, NSTDA_Pmon_1, whole genome shotgun sequence genome:
- the LOC119591627 gene encoding eukaryotic translation initiation factor 4E-binding protein Mextli-like isoform X1, whose amino-acid sequence MQPETYSNDGMSMPLKNRKGKVEKPRPLKICTLGDQSMENVLSDMDLVAQYLNSGTYDRSVYPTIAALCENLKMFGPQLENVYKDQLDKCYISLRNGCRDDRLNLAARYRLLEVIELRAMHWQPNENLINYYKQKLVQIEAEEAALDDQQSDLSGQTTPSTIMTPTSTSQMMIPGLQPYQQPIYNQQQQQQQVPAQHPPTPTLLGPGEIIRNSGKFAKPTRIPGKNYCKDEVVIRNADSGKVMGIKGRRVHMIEELSETIISFQRVAPGARERLVQITGPAEENINQAKHLIEETIRRNASPVRGDERGSIFSSMGGSSSSISSHTSDETLQVLRKQLSLDEMAFSSRHAGSKRNTLVHSQSLGEEPLGEYRYTVTHGSDALRITGNNLHLVRTAKLVLDEFFNGERNLNNIAVLLGTDTPSDSAIESPTTAALTGYQGRQPSPPVQTPTELDPTSDGIKGVVTVVRQPLFPSSSKEAIESAESGSNPGDVSSKNRRALFQKTSEDRATNGDDTPSTPGPATCPAPEAAAPEPVPAVPARRTYTRDFLVKCAASPLSRLTPNNWSQVVRQSPLVLKKNWQYQAGVVATLNEQGDAALNAVPTYLQASDLEDAAALAKRELRWTLVRTMSTTDEDDNGNNSTS is encoded by the exons ATGAGCATGCCTTTGAAGAAccggaaggggaaggtggagaagcCTCGCCCTCTCAAGATCTGTACTTTGGGGGACCAGTCGA TGGAAAACGTCCTCTCAGACATGGACTTGGTCGCCCAGTACCTCAACTCGGGCACCTACGACCGCAGTGTCTACCCCACCATCGCTGCCCTGTGTGAAAACCTCAAGATGTTTGGGCCACAGCTCGAAAACGTGTACaaag ACCAGCTCGACAAGTGCTACATCTCTCTGCGGAATGGGTGTAGGGACGACCGGCTCAATCTTGCCGCAAGATACCGTCTCCTGGAGGTCATCGAGCTGAGGGCCATGCACTGGCAGCCCAACGAGAATCTCATCAATTATTACAAGCAGAAACTGGTGCagattgag GCTGAGGAAGCTGCCTTGGACGACCAACAGAGCGACCTCTCTGGCCAGACCACCCCAAGCACCATCATGACCCCCACCAGCACATCGCAGATGATGATCCCTGGGCTGCAGCCTTACCAGCAGCCGATCTACaaccagcagcaacagcaacaacaggtcCCCGCACAGCACCCACCCACACCGACACTTCTGGGGCCCGGGGAGATCATCAGGAACTCGGGGAAATTTGCTAAGCCCACCAGGATCCCCGGCAAGAACTATTGCAAAGATGAGGTCGTGATTCGCAATGCTGATTCGgggaaag TTATggggataaaaggaagaagggTGCACATGATCGAGGAGCTATCGGAGACCATCATTTCATTccagagag TGGCCCCTGGTGCTAGAGAACGTCTGGTACAGATCACTGGACCTGCTGAGGAAAACATCAA cCAAGCTAAACACCTGATAGAGGAGACAATTAGACGCAATGCATCACCAGTGCGCGGGGACGAACGTGGCTCCATTTTCAGCAGCATGGGAGGGTCGTCGTCTTCTATTTCATCTCACACCTCGGATGAAACTCTACAGG TACTGAGGAAACAACTCTCGCTTGATGAAATGGCATTCA GTTCTCGACATGCAGGCTCCAAAAGAAACACCCTAGTTCACAGCCAGTCGTTGGGAGAGGAACCCCTTGGGGAGTACCGCTACACAGTGACCCACGGCTCGGATGCCTTGAGAATCACAGGCAACAACCTGCATCTTGTCAGG ACAGCAAAACTGGTGCTTGATGAATTCTTCAATGGAGAAAGGAATCTGAACAATATTGCTGTCCTTCTGGGAACAGACACTCCAAG TGACTCAGCTATAGAATCCCCGACAACAGCAGCCCTGACAGGCTACCAGGGCCGCCAGCCATCGCCACCCGTACAGACCCCAACGGAACTTGACCCAACATCGGATGGCATCAAAGGCGTGGTTACTGTGGTGCGGCAACCACTCTTCCCCTCATCGTCAAA AGAGGCCATAGAAAGCGCAGAAAGCGGCAGCAATCCCGGAGATGTCAGTTCAAAGAACCGCCGCGCATTGTTCCAGAAGACAAGTGAAGACCGTGCTACAA ATGGGGATGACACGCCCTCCACTCCCGGTCCCGCCACATGTCCCGCTCCCGAGGCCGCCGCGCCGGAACCCGTTCCTGCCGTTCCCGCTCGCCGCACCTACACCCGGGACTTCCTTGTGAAGTGTGCCGCCTCTCCCCTAAGCCGCCTCACCCCAAACAACTGGTCGCAAGTGGTGCGGCAGTCGCCCTTGGTCCTCAAGAAG aactggcagtatcaggcaGGTGTGGTAGCGACACTGAATGAACAGGGAGACGCAGCCCTCAATGCAGTGCCGACATACCTCCAG GCAAGTGACCTGGAGGATGCGGCAGCCTTGGCCAAGAGGGAACTGCGCTGGACTCTGGTCAGAACAATGTCCACcactgatgaagatgataatggaaaCAACAGCACCTCCTAG
- the LOC119591627 gene encoding eukaryotic translation initiation factor 4E-binding protein Mextli-like isoform X2: protein MQPETYSNDGMSMPLKNRKGKVEKPRPLKICTLGDQSMENVLSDMDLVAQYLNSGTYDRSVYPTIAALCENLKMFGPQLENVYKDQLDKCYISLRNGCRDDRLNLAARYRLLEVIELRAMHWQPNENLINYYKQKLVQIEAEEAALDDQQSDLSGQTTPSTIMTPTSTSQMMIPGLQPYQQPIYNQQQQQQQVPAQHPPTPTLLGPGEIIRNSGKFAKPTRIPGKNYCKDEVVIRNADSGKVMGIKGRRVHMIEELSETIISFQRVAPGARERLVQITGPAEENINQAKHLIEETIRRNASPVRGDERGSIFSSMGGSSSSISSHTSDETLQVLRKQLSLDEMAFSSKRNTLVHSQSLGEEPLGEYRYTVTHGSDALRITGNNLHLVRTAKLVLDEFFNGERNLNNIAVLLGTDTPSDSAIESPTTAALTGYQGRQPSPPVQTPTELDPTSDGIKGVVTVVRQPLFPSSSKEAIESAESGSNPGDVSSKNRRALFQKTSEDRATNGDDTPSTPGPATCPAPEAAAPEPVPAVPARRTYTRDFLVKCAASPLSRLTPNNWSQVVRQSPLVLKKNWQYQAGVVATLNEQGDAALNAVPTYLQASDLEDAAALAKRELRWTLVRTMSTTDEDDNGNNSTS, encoded by the exons ATGAGCATGCCTTTGAAGAAccggaaggggaaggtggagaagcCTCGCCCTCTCAAGATCTGTACTTTGGGGGACCAGTCGA TGGAAAACGTCCTCTCAGACATGGACTTGGTCGCCCAGTACCTCAACTCGGGCACCTACGACCGCAGTGTCTACCCCACCATCGCTGCCCTGTGTGAAAACCTCAAGATGTTTGGGCCACAGCTCGAAAACGTGTACaaag ACCAGCTCGACAAGTGCTACATCTCTCTGCGGAATGGGTGTAGGGACGACCGGCTCAATCTTGCCGCAAGATACCGTCTCCTGGAGGTCATCGAGCTGAGGGCCATGCACTGGCAGCCCAACGAGAATCTCATCAATTATTACAAGCAGAAACTGGTGCagattgag GCTGAGGAAGCTGCCTTGGACGACCAACAGAGCGACCTCTCTGGCCAGACCACCCCAAGCACCATCATGACCCCCACCAGCACATCGCAGATGATGATCCCTGGGCTGCAGCCTTACCAGCAGCCGATCTACaaccagcagcaacagcaacaacaggtcCCCGCACAGCACCCACCCACACCGACACTTCTGGGGCCCGGGGAGATCATCAGGAACTCGGGGAAATTTGCTAAGCCCACCAGGATCCCCGGCAAGAACTATTGCAAAGATGAGGTCGTGATTCGCAATGCTGATTCGgggaaag TTATggggataaaaggaagaagggTGCACATGATCGAGGAGCTATCGGAGACCATCATTTCATTccagagag TGGCCCCTGGTGCTAGAGAACGTCTGGTACAGATCACTGGACCTGCTGAGGAAAACATCAA cCAAGCTAAACACCTGATAGAGGAGACAATTAGACGCAATGCATCACCAGTGCGCGGGGACGAACGTGGCTCCATTTTCAGCAGCATGGGAGGGTCGTCGTCTTCTATTTCATCTCACACCTCGGATGAAACTCTACAGG TACTGAGGAAACAACTCTCGCTTGATGAAATGGCATTCA GCTCCAAAAGAAACACCCTAGTTCACAGCCAGTCGTTGGGAGAGGAACCCCTTGGGGAGTACCGCTACACAGTGACCCACGGCTCGGATGCCTTGAGAATCACAGGCAACAACCTGCATCTTGTCAGG ACAGCAAAACTGGTGCTTGATGAATTCTTCAATGGAGAAAGGAATCTGAACAATATTGCTGTCCTTCTGGGAACAGACACTCCAAG TGACTCAGCTATAGAATCCCCGACAACAGCAGCCCTGACAGGCTACCAGGGCCGCCAGCCATCGCCACCCGTACAGACCCCAACGGAACTTGACCCAACATCGGATGGCATCAAAGGCGTGGTTACTGTGGTGCGGCAACCACTCTTCCCCTCATCGTCAAA AGAGGCCATAGAAAGCGCAGAAAGCGGCAGCAATCCCGGAGATGTCAGTTCAAAGAACCGCCGCGCATTGTTCCAGAAGACAAGTGAAGACCGTGCTACAA ATGGGGATGACACGCCCTCCACTCCCGGTCCCGCCACATGTCCCGCTCCCGAGGCCGCCGCGCCGGAACCCGTTCCTGCCGTTCCCGCTCGCCGCACCTACACCCGGGACTTCCTTGTGAAGTGTGCCGCCTCTCCCCTAAGCCGCCTCACCCCAAACAACTGGTCGCAAGTGGTGCGGCAGTCGCCCTTGGTCCTCAAGAAG aactggcagtatcaggcaGGTGTGGTAGCGACACTGAATGAACAGGGAGACGCAGCCCTCAATGCAGTGCCGACATACCTCCAG GCAAGTGACCTGGAGGATGCGGCAGCCTTGGCCAAGAGGGAACTGCGCTGGACTCTGGTCAGAACAATGTCCACcactgatgaagatgataatggaaaCAACAGCACCTCCTAG
- the LOC119591627 gene encoding eukaryotic translation initiation factor 4E-binding protein Mextli-like isoform X6 — MMMSMPLKNRKGKVEKPRPLKICTLGDQSMENVLSDMDLVAQYLNSGTYDRSVYPTIAALCENLKMFGPQLENVYKDQLDKCYISLRNGCRDDRLNLAARYRLLEVIELRAMHWQPNENLINYYKQKLVQIEAEEAALDDQQSDLSGQTTPSTIMTPTSTSQMMIPGLQPYQQPIYNQQQQQQQVPAQHPPTPTLLGPGEIIRNSGKFAKPTRIPGKNYCKDEVVIRNADSGKVMGIKGRRVHMIEELSETIISFQRVAPGARERLVQITGPAEENINQAKHLIEETIRRNASPVRGDERGSIFSSMGGSSSSISSHTSDETLQGSKRNTLVHSQSLGEEPLGEYRYTVTHGSDALRITGNNLHLVRTAKLVLDEFFNGERNLNNIAVLLGTDTPSDSAIESPTTAALTGYQGRQPSPPVQTPTELDPTSDGIKGVVTVVRQPLFPSSSKEAIESAESGSNPGDVSSKNRRALFQKTSEDRATNGDDTPSTPGPATCPAPEAAAPEPVPAVPARRTYTRDFLVKCAASPLSRLTPNNWSQVVRQSPLVLKKNWQYQAGVVATLNEQGDAALNAVPTYLQASDLEDAAALAKRELRWTLVRTMSTTDEDDNGNNSTS, encoded by the exons ATGAGCATGCCTTTGAAGAAccggaaggggaaggtggagaagcCTCGCCCTCTCAAGATCTGTACTTTGGGGGACCAGTCGA TGGAAAACGTCCTCTCAGACATGGACTTGGTCGCCCAGTACCTCAACTCGGGCACCTACGACCGCAGTGTCTACCCCACCATCGCTGCCCTGTGTGAAAACCTCAAGATGTTTGGGCCACAGCTCGAAAACGTGTACaaag ACCAGCTCGACAAGTGCTACATCTCTCTGCGGAATGGGTGTAGGGACGACCGGCTCAATCTTGCCGCAAGATACCGTCTCCTGGAGGTCATCGAGCTGAGGGCCATGCACTGGCAGCCCAACGAGAATCTCATCAATTATTACAAGCAGAAACTGGTGCagattgag GCTGAGGAAGCTGCCTTGGACGACCAACAGAGCGACCTCTCTGGCCAGACCACCCCAAGCACCATCATGACCCCCACCAGCACATCGCAGATGATGATCCCTGGGCTGCAGCCTTACCAGCAGCCGATCTACaaccagcagcaacagcaacaacaggtcCCCGCACAGCACCCACCCACACCGACACTTCTGGGGCCCGGGGAGATCATCAGGAACTCGGGGAAATTTGCTAAGCCCACCAGGATCCCCGGCAAGAACTATTGCAAAGATGAGGTCGTGATTCGCAATGCTGATTCGgggaaag TTATggggataaaaggaagaagggTGCACATGATCGAGGAGCTATCGGAGACCATCATTTCATTccagagag TGGCCCCTGGTGCTAGAGAACGTCTGGTACAGATCACTGGACCTGCTGAGGAAAACATCAA cCAAGCTAAACACCTGATAGAGGAGACAATTAGACGCAATGCATCACCAGTGCGCGGGGACGAACGTGGCTCCATTTTCAGCAGCATGGGAGGGTCGTCGTCTTCTATTTCATCTCACACCTCGGATGAAACTCTACAGG GCTCCAAAAGAAACACCCTAGTTCACAGCCAGTCGTTGGGAGAGGAACCCCTTGGGGAGTACCGCTACACAGTGACCCACGGCTCGGATGCCTTGAGAATCACAGGCAACAACCTGCATCTTGTCAGG ACAGCAAAACTGGTGCTTGATGAATTCTTCAATGGAGAAAGGAATCTGAACAATATTGCTGTCCTTCTGGGAACAGACACTCCAAG TGACTCAGCTATAGAATCCCCGACAACAGCAGCCCTGACAGGCTACCAGGGCCGCCAGCCATCGCCACCCGTACAGACCCCAACGGAACTTGACCCAACATCGGATGGCATCAAAGGCGTGGTTACTGTGGTGCGGCAACCACTCTTCCCCTCATCGTCAAA AGAGGCCATAGAAAGCGCAGAAAGCGGCAGCAATCCCGGAGATGTCAGTTCAAAGAACCGCCGCGCATTGTTCCAGAAGACAAGTGAAGACCGTGCTACAA ATGGGGATGACACGCCCTCCACTCCCGGTCCCGCCACATGTCCCGCTCCCGAGGCCGCCGCGCCGGAACCCGTTCCTGCCGTTCCCGCTCGCCGCACCTACACCCGGGACTTCCTTGTGAAGTGTGCCGCCTCTCCCCTAAGCCGCCTCACCCCAAACAACTGGTCGCAAGTGGTGCGGCAGTCGCCCTTGGTCCTCAAGAAG aactggcagtatcaggcaGGTGTGGTAGCGACACTGAATGAACAGGGAGACGCAGCCCTCAATGCAGTGCCGACATACCTCCAG GCAAGTGACCTGGAGGATGCGGCAGCCTTGGCCAAGAGGGAACTGCGCTGGACTCTGGTCAGAACAATGTCCACcactgatgaagatgataatggaaaCAACAGCACCTCCTAG
- the LOC119591627 gene encoding eukaryotic translation initiation factor 4E-binding protein Mextli-like isoform X5 produces the protein MQPETYSNDGMSMPLKNRKGKVEKPRPLKICTLGDQSMENVLSDMDLVAQYLNSGTYDRSVYPTIAALCENLKMFGPQLENVYKDQLDKCYISLRNGCRDDRLNLAARYRLLEVIELRAMHWQPNENLINYYKQKLVQIEAEEAALDDQQSDLSGQTTPSTIMTPTSTSQMMIPGLQPYQQPIYNQQQQQQQVPAQHPPTPTLLGPGEIIRNSGKFAKPTRIPGKNYCKDEVVIRNADSGKVMGIKGRRVHMIEELSETIISFQRVAPGARERLVQITGPAEENINQAKHLIEETIRRNASPVRGDERGSIFSSMGGSSSSISSHTSDETLQGSKRNTLVHSQSLGEEPLGEYRYTVTHGSDALRITGNNLHLVRTAKLVLDEFFNGERNLNNIAVLLGTDTPSDSAIESPTTAALTGYQGRQPSPPVQTPTELDPTSDGIKGVVTVVRQPLFPSSSKEAIESAESGSNPGDVSSKNRRALFQKTSEDRATNGDDTPSTPGPATCPAPEAAAPEPVPAVPARRTYTRDFLVKCAASPLSRLTPNNWSQVVRQSPLVLKKNWQYQAGVVATLNEQGDAALNAVPTYLQASDLEDAAALAKRELRWTLVRTMSTTDEDDNGNNSTS, from the exons ATGAGCATGCCTTTGAAGAAccggaaggggaaggtggagaagcCTCGCCCTCTCAAGATCTGTACTTTGGGGGACCAGTCGA TGGAAAACGTCCTCTCAGACATGGACTTGGTCGCCCAGTACCTCAACTCGGGCACCTACGACCGCAGTGTCTACCCCACCATCGCTGCCCTGTGTGAAAACCTCAAGATGTTTGGGCCACAGCTCGAAAACGTGTACaaag ACCAGCTCGACAAGTGCTACATCTCTCTGCGGAATGGGTGTAGGGACGACCGGCTCAATCTTGCCGCAAGATACCGTCTCCTGGAGGTCATCGAGCTGAGGGCCATGCACTGGCAGCCCAACGAGAATCTCATCAATTATTACAAGCAGAAACTGGTGCagattgag GCTGAGGAAGCTGCCTTGGACGACCAACAGAGCGACCTCTCTGGCCAGACCACCCCAAGCACCATCATGACCCCCACCAGCACATCGCAGATGATGATCCCTGGGCTGCAGCCTTACCAGCAGCCGATCTACaaccagcagcaacagcaacaacaggtcCCCGCACAGCACCCACCCACACCGACACTTCTGGGGCCCGGGGAGATCATCAGGAACTCGGGGAAATTTGCTAAGCCCACCAGGATCCCCGGCAAGAACTATTGCAAAGATGAGGTCGTGATTCGCAATGCTGATTCGgggaaag TTATggggataaaaggaagaagggTGCACATGATCGAGGAGCTATCGGAGACCATCATTTCATTccagagag TGGCCCCTGGTGCTAGAGAACGTCTGGTACAGATCACTGGACCTGCTGAGGAAAACATCAA cCAAGCTAAACACCTGATAGAGGAGACAATTAGACGCAATGCATCACCAGTGCGCGGGGACGAACGTGGCTCCATTTTCAGCAGCATGGGAGGGTCGTCGTCTTCTATTTCATCTCACACCTCGGATGAAACTCTACAGG GCTCCAAAAGAAACACCCTAGTTCACAGCCAGTCGTTGGGAGAGGAACCCCTTGGGGAGTACCGCTACACAGTGACCCACGGCTCGGATGCCTTGAGAATCACAGGCAACAACCTGCATCTTGTCAGG ACAGCAAAACTGGTGCTTGATGAATTCTTCAATGGAGAAAGGAATCTGAACAATATTGCTGTCCTTCTGGGAACAGACACTCCAAG TGACTCAGCTATAGAATCCCCGACAACAGCAGCCCTGACAGGCTACCAGGGCCGCCAGCCATCGCCACCCGTACAGACCCCAACGGAACTTGACCCAACATCGGATGGCATCAAAGGCGTGGTTACTGTGGTGCGGCAACCACTCTTCCCCTCATCGTCAAA AGAGGCCATAGAAAGCGCAGAAAGCGGCAGCAATCCCGGAGATGTCAGTTCAAAGAACCGCCGCGCATTGTTCCAGAAGACAAGTGAAGACCGTGCTACAA ATGGGGATGACACGCCCTCCACTCCCGGTCCCGCCACATGTCCCGCTCCCGAGGCCGCCGCGCCGGAACCCGTTCCTGCCGTTCCCGCTCGCCGCACCTACACCCGGGACTTCCTTGTGAAGTGTGCCGCCTCTCCCCTAAGCCGCCTCACCCCAAACAACTGGTCGCAAGTGGTGCGGCAGTCGCCCTTGGTCCTCAAGAAG aactggcagtatcaggcaGGTGTGGTAGCGACACTGAATGAACAGGGAGACGCAGCCCTCAATGCAGTGCCGACATACCTCCAG GCAAGTGACCTGGAGGATGCGGCAGCCTTGGCCAAGAGGGAACTGCGCTGGACTCTGGTCAGAACAATGTCCACcactgatgaagatgataatggaaaCAACAGCACCTCCTAG
- the LOC119591627 gene encoding eukaryotic translation initiation factor 4E-binding protein Mextli-like isoform X3, producing the protein MMMSMPLKNRKGKVEKPRPLKICTLGDQSMENVLSDMDLVAQYLNSGTYDRSVYPTIAALCENLKMFGPQLENVYKDQLDKCYISLRNGCRDDRLNLAARYRLLEVIELRAMHWQPNENLINYYKQKLVQIEAEEAALDDQQSDLSGQTTPSTIMTPTSTSQMMIPGLQPYQQPIYNQQQQQQQVPAQHPPTPTLLGPGEIIRNSGKFAKPTRIPGKNYCKDEVVIRNADSGKVMGIKGRRVHMIEELSETIISFQRVAPGARERLVQITGPAEENINQAKHLIEETIRRNASPVRGDERGSIFSSMGGSSSSISSHTSDETLQVLRKQLSLDEMAFSSRHAGSKRNTLVHSQSLGEEPLGEYRYTVTHGSDALRITGNNLHLVRTAKLVLDEFFNGERNLNNIAVLLGTDTPSDSAIESPTTAALTGYQGRQPSPPVQTPTELDPTSDGIKGVVTVVRQPLFPSSSKEAIESAESGSNPGDVSSKNRRALFQKTSEDRATNGDDTPSTPGPATCPAPEAAAPEPVPAVPARRTYTRDFLVKCAASPLSRLTPNNWSQVVRQSPLVLKKNWQYQAGVVATLNEQGDAALNAVPTYLQASDLEDAAALAKRELRWTLVRTMSTTDEDDNGNNSTS; encoded by the exons ATGAGCATGCCTTTGAAGAAccggaaggggaaggtggagaagcCTCGCCCTCTCAAGATCTGTACTTTGGGGGACCAGTCGA TGGAAAACGTCCTCTCAGACATGGACTTGGTCGCCCAGTACCTCAACTCGGGCACCTACGACCGCAGTGTCTACCCCACCATCGCTGCCCTGTGTGAAAACCTCAAGATGTTTGGGCCACAGCTCGAAAACGTGTACaaag ACCAGCTCGACAAGTGCTACATCTCTCTGCGGAATGGGTGTAGGGACGACCGGCTCAATCTTGCCGCAAGATACCGTCTCCTGGAGGTCATCGAGCTGAGGGCCATGCACTGGCAGCCCAACGAGAATCTCATCAATTATTACAAGCAGAAACTGGTGCagattgag GCTGAGGAAGCTGCCTTGGACGACCAACAGAGCGACCTCTCTGGCCAGACCACCCCAAGCACCATCATGACCCCCACCAGCACATCGCAGATGATGATCCCTGGGCTGCAGCCTTACCAGCAGCCGATCTACaaccagcagcaacagcaacaacaggtcCCCGCACAGCACCCACCCACACCGACACTTCTGGGGCCCGGGGAGATCATCAGGAACTCGGGGAAATTTGCTAAGCCCACCAGGATCCCCGGCAAGAACTATTGCAAAGATGAGGTCGTGATTCGCAATGCTGATTCGgggaaag TTATggggataaaaggaagaagggTGCACATGATCGAGGAGCTATCGGAGACCATCATTTCATTccagagag TGGCCCCTGGTGCTAGAGAACGTCTGGTACAGATCACTGGACCTGCTGAGGAAAACATCAA cCAAGCTAAACACCTGATAGAGGAGACAATTAGACGCAATGCATCACCAGTGCGCGGGGACGAACGTGGCTCCATTTTCAGCAGCATGGGAGGGTCGTCGTCTTCTATTTCATCTCACACCTCGGATGAAACTCTACAGG TACTGAGGAAACAACTCTCGCTTGATGAAATGGCATTCA GTTCTCGACATGCAGGCTCCAAAAGAAACACCCTAGTTCACAGCCAGTCGTTGGGAGAGGAACCCCTTGGGGAGTACCGCTACACAGTGACCCACGGCTCGGATGCCTTGAGAATCACAGGCAACAACCTGCATCTTGTCAGG ACAGCAAAACTGGTGCTTGATGAATTCTTCAATGGAGAAAGGAATCTGAACAATATTGCTGTCCTTCTGGGAACAGACACTCCAAG TGACTCAGCTATAGAATCCCCGACAACAGCAGCCCTGACAGGCTACCAGGGCCGCCAGCCATCGCCACCCGTACAGACCCCAACGGAACTTGACCCAACATCGGATGGCATCAAAGGCGTGGTTACTGTGGTGCGGCAACCACTCTTCCCCTCATCGTCAAA AGAGGCCATAGAAAGCGCAGAAAGCGGCAGCAATCCCGGAGATGTCAGTTCAAAGAACCGCCGCGCATTGTTCCAGAAGACAAGTGAAGACCGTGCTACAA ATGGGGATGACACGCCCTCCACTCCCGGTCCCGCCACATGTCCCGCTCCCGAGGCCGCCGCGCCGGAACCCGTTCCTGCCGTTCCCGCTCGCCGCACCTACACCCGGGACTTCCTTGTGAAGTGTGCCGCCTCTCCCCTAAGCCGCCTCACCCCAAACAACTGGTCGCAAGTGGTGCGGCAGTCGCCCTTGGTCCTCAAGAAG aactggcagtatcaggcaGGTGTGGTAGCGACACTGAATGAACAGGGAGACGCAGCCCTCAATGCAGTGCCGACATACCTCCAG GCAAGTGACCTGGAGGATGCGGCAGCCTTGGCCAAGAGGGAACTGCGCTGGACTCTGGTCAGAACAATGTCCACcactgatgaagatgataatggaaaCAACAGCACCTCCTAG